Genomic DNA from Solanum pennellii chromosome 3, SPENNV200:
TTCGATACTTGTCATTTTTCGTAATTTGACTCTCAAAAgcacttttaaattaaaattagcgAAACACAAATTGCTTATCGTATAtacttttcaaataaatttgtcaaACACAAATTGCATTTTGAAAAAACACTATCTAAAaagctattttaaaaaatatcaaaaaataaataatttttagcacTAATATCAAAAAGGCTCTGAATCCACTTATTTAACACCCATAACTTCAATAGTTATTTCAAGAAGTTGATTACTTCTTTTTCgagatttttcattcttttacgTATGCCAGTGAATTAAAATTAATCTCCCCTTAACATCATGATCAATTAATCTGATACACAAGGGAACTGGTCAAAtttatctcttctttttttttttggaaaaatgtctttaaattatttgaaataagtaaaaatgtTCTACGTTTATATTTTGGTGATGAAATACTTGTGCTATAAATATTTTCGTTTAAAAATGTCCTTATCATAAtaatagggcaactttcacatatagcaaacataaaattcaaatttgtatgTTATACCAAAGTTTGtgtaattgtgctccatagcaaacatatatatatatatatatatatatgtgtatgtataattcgctatacatatacaagatatatatacaaagaaGCAATGGTATAATTCGTTGGTTCCtcttcatatttgtataatttcgcTTGCATGCCAtttatataaattgttgttAGCCTCCCATTTGTATAAATCATTGTTAGCCTCTCAATTCAACcgtatgtgtttgtatatctgtataaatttcgagtttgtatacaattgaatcgaattgtataaaacgagaaagagagaaattatatacaatttgaatttgcataaaacgagaaagagataaaggcaaaagagacttgggtagggaatatacaattgaatcgaattgtataaaacgagaaagggagaacaatatacaatttgaatttgtataaaacgagaaaaagaagacaaaagagacttggataggtaatatacaattgaattgaattgtataaaacgagaatgagaaaaattatatacaatttgaatttgtataaaacgagaaacagagaaagacaaaagagactagggcaagaaaatatttgtattgtataattataagtgtatagtatggatatatatatatatatatatatatatatatatatttgcatatgtatatacaattttctctcgttttatacaaacagaaacacaatttaaacaattctattgtataaagtgagagaggcgagcgacaggaagcgagcgagagagggagagtgacGAGCAATAATATGAGGGACAGAGGGACGGACAAACAGTTTActatgaaacataaataaattaaacactaactattatatttattttacattattaatttgtcattCTATACAATTATCTCTCGTATGTATTGTTAGTTGGGCTGTTGGTGTTGGGTCTGCGGGATTTGTTTGGTGATGAACATATGGGCTCAAATATGGGCCAATTTTCCTTATAAATTGGATGAATAAGCGTCTTGAAAACGAAATCAAGACATAAGAAAATAATCACGTGAATTGCAATTTCGATCAAATTGAGGCAATTGGTTCAATTCGACATAAGAcgaattgttattaattaattagcaacCTTTTTAATCTTAACgggtaaaaataatttaacttaattataaactaattaattctaaaatataaactcttaattaaccaaatattaaaatgtaaaactaaaatctttttgaaatatttataaaatttagtaaTAATAGtgtacataattatataaaataatatacattatttgaaaaattataatttatttaaattaacttGCAaactattttcaattttataaaaactaattattcGAAATTGAAGAAATTTAATGACTCATCTATATCGTGAAGGGTTACAGGTGTCAACAACTAATAGTTGAGTTTCCAAGAGTTGCACAAAATTTTGTCCGACAATTTCTACGTCAAGATGAAATTAAATGTGCTATAAACACAAACAATgacaaaaggaaaaacataGAGCAAAAAAccatcaattaaataataataataataataataaatgaaaggGTGTAAATTTCATAATacaaaaactaataaataataaatgtataaCACAAGACCTGCTGATAGTTTTTGGAAAAGAGTTTGAATGTATTGATCGTCAATTcgtttagttttaaaaaaataatgaatattacatttattatctattgaattatgatattcaataatattataatatattgttttggttatgaatttgaaaagacataaaataaatagagatTATTAATTTGAGTTAAAGAAGGTGATATGTATGATTTAAAGCCACAAGATCACTAAATATTATTAGAATATAagttatgaaaatgaagaaggatAGTTATAGagttgattttaaataaaaaattattttaaaaaaaaatgaatttaagaaaaaataaattaataaataagggatattttttataatttaacttttgaTTCAGACTCTTTCTACttttagtagtagtagtaataataatacacatatatatatatagagagaaaaaattgtatataatgacaaactaataaatcaaattacatGCTATAACCagactttgatttaattgtgccctgtagcaaactgtttgttaGTCacctctccctcaaactctcgctcgccctctcctctctcgctcgcttcctatcacttttatacaaacacaagtgtataaaatgtgtttatgtgtgtataaagcgagaaaaaattatatatatatatacatatattttcgttctcctctctcccctctcccagatctcgctcgccactgtCCCAGATCTCGCTTGCCACCCTTGCCTCTATTGCTTATACAAATGGaaacgaattgtataaattgtgtttatgtttgtataaagcgagagaatattgtatatacacttgcaaatacatatatcttcgtcttatatacttaaaattatacaatacaaatattcctctacccaattttttttgtctttctctctttttcgttttatacatacacaaatttcacaattgatttgtatacaactgctttgtctaacgaattatacaattagtttcttttttatatgtatatcttatacaattgattttgtttgtgtatgtatagcgaattatctatatttatgtttgctatgaaatgtaattatataaactttgttataacatacaaatataaattttgtgtttgttcaTAATATGATATTGGAAGGGAATAGCTTGTGCTCAGTGAGgaaatatacaatattttatgtaatatgtatatatacatataatcatgaaaatataccaaaaaaaacaaaacaagattTATAAGTTTGCTTTAGCAATTAAGCAAATTTTATAACAgacatataaacaaataaacaatgatttaatgtataaaacatattatatcatatttcaaCCCAATTAAACATAAGGGGACTATAATTAACTCATTTATTGCATGATGATTTAATTTTGTCAAATCACCAAATTAAATCGAACTCACTTATTTAAGACGTTACATTTAAATTCACTAGAGAGATAATATGGTAATGATTTCTCTCCACTGATTTCTTTAATAATACTCCAATTCCATCACTCTCTACGagtttttattttcatcaaaaactGAACATTTTGTATTATTGCGAAACCAAAAATTACTCATGAATAAGCCTGGACCATGAATTTTATATCATCCCCAATATTCTACCAGATGATGAACATTCAGGAACTCGTAGATAGTCAAGTGAAATTCAATCCACGAAATAATTTAATCTATGAGCAGCGTCGTTTGTGGTAAATTTTGATACTGTTTTTGATTTCAGAGGGATTGCTTTTGCAGCTGATTCAGGTGATAAGCAAATCTGTTTGCGTTACAATGCCATTAAATATTGAGGAGATAGTGTTTGATGAAAGTCTCCAGCGAAATGAGTTTTGAGTTACAATGCCAATTTTGACATCTGAAGCTTGTTGTAACTGATGATAAATCTGTTTTACCATGAGATTTTCGATGTCTTTTCAACCAGCCATCTTTAGTCGATTTAGGGATCCAGCAATGTGTGAGTGCATGAAAAATGGCTTATCCACTTGTTATTGGTTCAAATTTGTGCAGCATTTATTTCAGTTCATTCTCTTCGATCGTGCTCCGGGAAATGCATGTGGTGCTTTGAGTTTGTTTTCATGAGTTTGAGTTTGCAAGGCTTTTACTGATTGTCGCACGGTTTTGGATAGAATACCAAGGAATGTGTTGTTTGTTGGATTGGACGGATAGAGGCTTATGAACGAGCATACAACTGTGAGGGAGTATTCAGTTTGTTCTTCTTAATACAACATGGATATGTTATCTTTGGTAGACTCTAGATAGTCATTTGCAATGCAAATCTGTTCATTGATATGGATTCCATCTGTGGGGGTTCTGCTATGTTTCAATGCTAGTTTGATGGTTTCTCTCAAGAACAAGACTTCTTCCTCTACGCTCATCCCTTGTGCTATTGTAATACTTGAGAAATACAATATTGTTACATGGATAGCTACGAAACATGCAGCTTATTCAAGTATTAACTTACAACTGAGTGAAATGGTCAAGATAACTTACAGGGACAAAGCTTATTAGTATTGGTGTCGTACCATACGAACTCACTCGACCAGATTTATGTAGGATGTTCCCCAGCTATGCATCCCAGTTGGCTCCTCCTATATGGCGTGAGAAATTCGCTTCTTCTATGGCACTTGGTTTGGCTACTTGGCTTGCTAGCTGCCAGGAGATACTTCAGGAATTCTTCAAGTACCCACACAACTGGACTTGAACGGCATAAGGAACAAACAAAGCAATTGGTCAACACACATTTTGATCGCTTTGTACCTTGCAAAACAATGATTTATTGTATGCAAGAGCTCAGCTTAGTTTTTCAGTGTGCGTTTGAGTTGCTGTGCGCAAGTTTGGTGCAGAAAATGTCCGAGGTTACGAATATTACTTCACTTCGCTAGTACCACCCATGAGCACATTCATAACAGTGTATATGATCGGACACTAAGGCAACACAACAAAGTAGAGTACAATGTTTTACCTTCTCGTATAGGAATACAGTCCATCAGGAGAGTACCAAAATTATGCAAGCATCAAAACACTCTGTGAGGCTACAGGAGCCACTGTTGTACCAGTAGCTGGCCACACGACTTTCTTGTGGAATTGCTTGTAGGACATTACTAAGGAGATTCTTTGGATACCAAAATAGTGTCGGAAGGTCTCTCAAGGATTCAGAGCATGTGAGGAAATTCTTTGCCTACGTTCAGCTATGGGCTTTTGACTACGATGTTTTTGGTGTTAAGGTTTTACTACTCGAACCTTGAGGACAAGGTTCTTATTGGGTGTACCAGTATTGGCAAAGCAGCCCAATAACAGATTAAATGACTATGTTTGGGATCCAAGTTGAATATAATTGAGGCAGCAAACTAGGTTTATGCGAATATTGTTGGAGTGTCTGTGTCTCCTCATTCCAATTCAATCCGTTTTTCTCTTCCGTTTCAGAGTCTATGCTTTTCATCTCCCTTCTATCCCTTGTTTACTATTCCTTGTTATCCTTTCAACTACCTTGTTGATCTTAAGCTTTCCGTTGCAACAGTTAGTTTGAGCTTTCAATCAAAGGAATTGCTTCCCTGTTGTTGAGTGTGTAATTGTTCACTTACGAAGATCGATCAAGAATGGTTCAATTTCGCTAATTCAGGTGAAATATTCTctcatttttatgtgttattcaAATAAGAGAAGGAATTTGGAATAATGGGGTTTTTGGGTACAGATGTAGATGAACCCTCACTGGTGAAATGCCACCAAGTTATTTGCCATGTCTAGTTTGCCTCGTCAAGAGCTCAAGTAGGTTCTTTTCTTTCTACTTTCTTTATTTCCTTAATGTCGTTCACTCGTACCCAATAACCCCATTATTCGAGTGAGACGCTATTTTCATAGATAGtgtatatatggttaaaattaatttttattataaatggtAGATCTTGAATCCTCTTTGACTTCTTCATAtgtttacttctttatattttgaatctccCTACTGAGAATCTTGTCTCCGCCATTGCATGTAGCCATGTACCTGTCCAGAAACCTTGTTTTGATATTTGTCAATGCTTCGGCAAGAGCTCAAGTGCAGTCTCTGCTTTGCCTCAAGTTTGTAAAACTGACAACCtgttaaataatttgaaatatctGAATGCTCCTATAACTTCAATAATATGGTAAACTGGCTACTGGGTGAAAATAACACCTTCTTTTACACATATAGCTTTGTGTTGCCAGAATTGTGCAATGAATTCACAGATTTACTGATTTTGAACAATTTTAGTTCTCAATCTCGCATAACACACACATAGTCAGGCTGTGATTTGAAAATCCTCAAGACTTGGCGTGGAACTATAAAAATCTATGTAGACtagtattttgaatttaaacaaTGTTAGCTCAAGTTAAAATGCATGTTTTTAGCTGACTTTGCTATGCTCATATAGAAGACAAAACACTTGAAAGATGTTCAAATACGGTACGTACTTAAAAAGATAATGAGGATTACAAAATGAACAATTTCCTTTATTAAATGTAAAGATACAAATAGCTGATAAATTGAAAACCAAAGCTGAACTAGAGAGCCTTTGGATAAGCAATCCCCTTAAAGGCAAAATTCcatttattttcatcattacTGGGTGAAGACGGCAATACTAATTAACAATACAGGGACAACAAATTATCTCaccttatcaaaaaaattataatacagAGACAACaaattaataggaaaagaaaagCTTCAAAGTTTTAGAGCCGGGATGATCCAATAGGATGGTGTATGACAATGTTATTGTAGGCATCAAGAGTCATAAAATCATCCAGAACTGGTGCACTGCATTGCCCTGTGAATAACTTGCAAGCCACCTTGTACATTCCCTTCTTGAATTTCTCCTTTCCAACTTCTCTCTCAATCCTAGCCATTTCTTCCTCAACCACTCTTCCAAACAGGTCTAAGTTCACTTTCACCCCAAGCCCATCTCCATCCAATTCCGCACCATATTTCAGCCACTGCCAATTCTGGACTCTGCTAATCTCAGCTGCGGCAGCTTCCTCCATGAAGTTGTAAAGAGGGACACAACCAAGCCCTGTCAGCCAGGCTTCTAAGTACTGAATTCCCACTCGGGTGTTCAGCCGAAGGCACTCCAAGGTACAGACCCCTCTCGGCCTCTGCAGCAGGTCTTCTTCATCTAGGATGGATGCATCTTGGCGCTTCATGGAATGGATTTGGTTTGGGGAATTGCCCATGTTGTTAGTGAAGACTTCCATGCATGCTGGAACTAGGCCAGGGTGAGTAACCCATGTCCCATCATGTCCCGCCATCACTTCTCTTAGCTTATCCTTCCTTACAAGTTCCAATGCTGCCTCGTTAGCTGCTGGATCATCTCTAATTGGAATATGAGCTGCCTGTTTCAAGGATCCAACACAGCTATTATGCATCAATTTGATCATGTACAAGAAATTCCAAATTAACCTAATGCAGAAATTGGAGCCACACACTAACCGACTTAGGATCTTTCATACATATCAACAACCACTAAAGTATTTCCTATTGTACGCCTACATCGCTCCAATGTGGGAACGATCATGTGCATACTTTTTAATATCATAACATCCTACTAGAATGCAAATGTTTTCGTGTCCATATGTTTGgtaatatatacattttatttgagttcctaatcaaaataatacaaatatgcttgtgtaaaattatttaaagaacatagaattaaaaaaagaaactgaATTGATGTAGACATACCATGCCTCCCATAGCATGGACGCCACGCTTATGACAAGTGTGGATGAGCAAGTCGGAATAACTCCTCATAAAGTGTTGAGCCATGCCAACTTGTGTCCTATCGGGGAGCACTCGATCAGGGTGACCCTGGAATGTCTTGATGTAGCTGAAAATGTAATCCCATCTACCACAATTGAGGCCAACAGAATGGTCCCTCAGTTCATACAAGATTTCATTCATCTGAAACACAGCTGGAAGTGTTTCAATTAGGGCAGTAGCCCTAATGCTTCCTTTCTCAATTCTAACCCATTTCTCTGCCCTCTCAAAAACATTGTTCCATATTCTAGCTTCCCtgttcaaacaaaacaaaaactgCTACATTTTCTTGGAATATAATTCTCAAGactatataaatttactaaCAAGAACACAACTAACCTAGAATGTTCCATTTTGGGTAGATAGAAGAAGGGTCCAGATCCTTGACCTTGGGCCTTGCGGAAGTTGGCATAGTTGTGGAAAAAGTAGAGGCCGAAGTCGACAAGGCAACCCGTTGCAGGCTCACCATCAATGAAGATGTGAGCTTCTGGCAAATGCCACCCTCTTGGGCGCACAAACAACGTAGCTGTCTGATCATTCAGTTTATACACTTTGTTTCTAGCTTGATCTTGGAATGTTATTGTTCTATTTACTGCATCCCTCAAATTTATCTGGCCTCTCATTAAATTCTCCCAGCTTGGTGACAGTGCATCTTCAAAGTCCGCCTGTGGAATATCATATTAGTGAATTCTATGAACTACATCACTATGATATGtaggaagaaaaacaaagtgCACGTATTCTGGATATGCTTCCACTCAGTGCTACCATATTTCCTTCAATGTAATTCACACTGGCCTTTTTTTCGTTTTAGTTATATTAAAATGCGAGTTCTTCTATTCTGGTATTAACTTGGGAAGGGAGATGTGACAGGGGATATGGCATACCATGAAAACTTTAGCTCTAGAATTAAGGGCATCGATGACCATCTTCCTATCGACTGGTCCAGTAATCTCCACCCTCCGATCAGCCACAGCCTCCGGCACAGGAGCACACACCCACTCTCCTTCCCTAATGTACTTGGTTGTTGGATCAAAACCCGGCAAACCGCCATTATTGTACCTCATTTTGGCCTCTCTCCGGCACTCCATAGCATACTTGATATGATTCCTGAATTCCCTCTGCAAACTAGCTACAAATTGCAAAGCACCCCTAGTTAAAATCTTGGAAAATTCAGGATCATATCGTCCCCTAATGTCCACTCCATCAGGTACATCATAACCTATAATTCCACTACTCTTTTTTGGAACAGTGGTTTTGGGTTGAGTGAATGTCTCTTCAAAGCTAgccattttttctttcttttggtaATTTCAACtatacttctttctttttttctcgcTGAACAGTCTAGGTAGCTGATGGCTGCAATTTATAGGGGGGAAACATGACCTTTAGCAGCGTTTCACTgttagatttaaaatttatttttaaatatctattttgcTATGAAATTTAAAGTCCGATGTTAAGATATTCTCAAGTTATCAATTAGattaatttttggatttttgagaCTTCCCcttaacaaattataaaaaaaaaaattagttgaaatgCATGTCCGaacacaatttaaaaaattaaacttttaaatttttaaacttaATAATTTATGATCAAATGGGAGGttaagttaatgaaattcatcaTAACGTGGATATCTAATGATtgcatgattttttatttttttttaattttttttctgttttggtttcaataaaagaataataatatgtGGATAGCTAAGGATTTCATGAGTCCCcttataatatattcaacaaagCTTATCAATATGTGATTGGTTGAAAAGcccttatctttttttttgggtccccccttttaattctatattaatgTTATTAATTCTATATTAATGTTTTGTCTCTTAGGAAAGCTTGACGTAATTGATAAAGTTGTTGTCATATAATCAGAAGGTAACATATTCAATATATGGTAACAGTCTCTtataaaatacaagataaaatttcatataataaGACTACATGATAGATATTTATAATCCGATCTTTTCGTGAATCATATGTATAGCTAAAGCTTAAGGAGTCATTTTAACTTTCAAAAGTCTTTTCCAAATCCAAGGAGCCAAGAGGTAAATTAGTCCATCCCAGTGAGGGATGCAGCTAGTCGATAATACATTCATATCAATCCAGTGATTCGAGCATTGAGTATATAGAAGAACATGTGAATCCAATTAGTGGCAAACTTACatattaaaaatgagaaaaaaaagtaaatttgtaatttttttcttcctaaaattagatattttatgtatatattttctaatattgatataaaatatgtGCCTGCATCTAATATCTGTGCTTTAAAAAAAGCTATTTATTGATGCATTTGGTTGAATATTGAGTTATTTACTCCTAGGACAAAAAATCAATTCCACTTTGATGCATTTTTTTCCAAGTTAGCATCTCAGATAGTCATTCAATTTTGATTAGTTTATTTAGAAAGTCACTCGACTTTGAGTCATGTACTAGAAAA
This window encodes:
- the LOC107014498 gene encoding malate synthase, glyoxysomal-like; the protein is MASFEETFTQPKTTVPKKSSGIIGYDVPDGVDIRGRYDPEFSKILTRGALQFVASLQREFRNHIKYAMECRREAKMRYNNGGLPGFDPTTKYIREGEWVCAPVPEAVADRRVEITGPVDRKMVIDALNSRAKVFMADFEDALSPSWENLMRGQINLRDAVNRTITFQDQARNKVYKLNDQTATLFVRPRGWHLPEAHIFIDGEPATGCLVDFGLYFFHNYANFRKAQGQGSGPFFYLPKMEHSREARIWNNVFERAEKWVRIEKGSIRATALIETLPAVFQMNEILYELRDHSVGLNCGRWDYIFSYIKTFQGHPDRVLPDRTQVGMAQHFMRSYSDLLIHTCHKRGVHAMGGMAAHIPIRDDPAANEAALELVRKDKLREVMAGHDGTWVTHPGLVPACMEVFTNNMGNSPNQIHSMKRQDASILDEEDLLQRPRGVCTLECLRLNTRVGIQYLEAWLTGLGCVPLYNFMEEAAAAEISRVQNWQWLKYGAELDGDGLGVKVNLDLFGRVVEEEMARIEREVGKEKFKKGMYKVACKLFTGQCSAPVLDDFMTLDAYNNIVIHHPIGSSRL